From the Marinomonas sp. THO17 genome, one window contains:
- a CDS encoding ABC transporter substrate-binding protein — protein MKTNKRNCLKTGLSKLLTSALVATGLILSSHVAAADDNTINIGFISPRTGPLASFGKTDGFILEQARKALEDGMTIQGKHYKINILDRDSQSDPARAGQLAKELINQGVDLMLAVSTPEVINPVADAGEAAGVPTLSTVMPWEAWYYGRGAKPGEPSPFKWTYHFGFGTDEFYRAYMSQWSLLDTNKKLGVMYPNDADGSAIRRALVPRFKEAGYTVIDPGAYETGTTDFSSQIAKFKAEKVEIINTFPIPPDFAAFWRQAAQQGLNRQVKIIQVAKTGLFPADIEVLGSLGLKIASAAYWHKSFPYTSTLTGQNGTQLADLWEQETGEQWTQQLGATLSLLDAATEALKRAKNPKSHADIRDAIATLNVTTIGGKVDFTSGPVPNVSPGPILGAQWVKGTGKHKLDYVITENATDTNVPVSHKLLPYNR, from the coding sequence ATGAAAACTAATAAACGAAATTGTCTTAAGACTGGATTGTCCAAGTTACTGACTTCGGCATTAGTGGCTACTGGCTTGATTTTATCTAGTCATGTCGCAGCGGCAGACGACAATACCATTAATATAGGTTTTATTAGTCCAAGGACAGGGCCGCTTGCTAGCTTTGGTAAAACCGATGGTTTTATTTTGGAGCAAGCTCGTAAAGCTTTGGAAGATGGTATGACCATTCAAGGAAAGCATTACAAGATCAATATTCTTGATCGTGATAGCCAATCGGATCCGGCACGAGCAGGTCAATTAGCGAAGGAACTGATTAACCAAGGAGTGGATTTGATGCTGGCGGTTTCAACCCCAGAAGTTATTAACCCAGTGGCCGATGCTGGTGAAGCCGCTGGGGTTCCTACCTTATCCACAGTGATGCCATGGGAAGCTTGGTATTACGGTCGTGGTGCGAAACCGGGTGAACCTAGTCCGTTTAAATGGACTTATCATTTTGGCTTTGGAACGGATGAATTCTACAGAGCCTATATGTCTCAATGGTCATTACTCGATACCAATAAAAAACTGGGTGTAATGTACCCAAATGATGCGGATGGCAGTGCGATTCGTAGGGCTTTAGTGCCACGCTTTAAAGAAGCGGGCTATACGGTCATAGACCCGGGTGCCTACGAAACAGGGACAACAGACTTTTCCAGTCAGATTGCAAAATTCAAAGCAGAAAAAGTTGAAATTATTAATACTTTCCCAATTCCACCGGATTTTGCGGCTTTCTGGCGTCAGGCTGCACAACAGGGGCTTAATCGTCAGGTAAAGATTATCCAAGTGGCTAAGACGGGATTGTTTCCTGCAGACATTGAAGTGCTAGGGTCATTAGGGCTAAAAATTGCTTCTGCTGCCTATTGGCATAAAAGCTTTCCATACACTTCGACATTAACCGGCCAAAATGGTACGCAGCTGGCGGATTTATGGGAGCAAGAGACAGGTGAGCAATGGACTCAACAGCTAGGAGCAACCTTATCCTTATTGGATGCCGCCACGGAAGCCTTAAAGCGCGCTAAAAACCCCAAATCACATGCGGATATTCGCGATGCGATTGCCACATTAAACGTGACAACCATAGGCGGAAAGGTCGATTTTACCTCTGGCCCCGTGCCTAATGTATCGCCTGGTCCAATTTTGGGGGCGCAATGGGTGAAAGGGACAGGAAAACATAAATTGGATTATGTGATTACTGAAAATGCAACAGATACAAATGTACCTGTTAGTCACAAACTTCTCCCTTATAACCGTTAG
- the nudK gene encoding GDP-mannose pyrophosphatase NudK: MSGKIRNVEKTLLSDNWYTLNKYSYDYQNPKGEWERHEREAYDRGNGSTILLYHPQKRTVILTRQFRLPSYVNGNSDGMLIETCAGLLDEDNPEECIRKEAEEETGFRLEKVKKVYEAYMSPGSVTEVLHFFVAEYHDAMKVSAGGGLDEEQEHIEVLELELTKALEMVAAGEIKDGKTIMLLQYAQLQGLC, translated from the coding sequence ATGAGCGGTAAGATAAGAAATGTGGAAAAAACCTTGTTATCCGATAACTGGTATACCCTAAATAAATATTCTTATGACTACCAGAACCCAAAAGGAGAATGGGAGCGCCATGAAAGAGAAGCTTATGATAGAGGCAATGGCTCAACCATCTTGCTGTATCATCCTCAAAAACGCACGGTTATTTTAACCCGTCAATTTCGTTTACCCAGCTATGTGAATGGCAATTCTGATGGCATGTTGATCGAAACCTGTGCTGGTTTGCTGGACGAAGATAACCCAGAAGAATGCATTCGCAAAGAAGCGGAAGAAGAAACAGGATTTCGCCTTGAGAAGGTGAAAAAAGTCTATGAAGCTTATATGTCACCGGGTTCGGTGACCGAGGTACTGCATTTTTTTGTTGCTGAATACCATGATGCCATGAAAGTGTCGGCAGGTGGTGGCCTAGACGAAGAGCAAGAACACATTGAAGTATTGGAACTTGAATTGACCAAAGCACTTGAAATGGTAGCGGCAGGGGAAATCAAAGACGGAAAAACCATTATGTTACTGCAATATGCACAATTACAGGGGCTTTGTTAA
- a CDS encoding branched-chain amino acid ABC transporter permease, with amino-acid sequence MIIKRSNAYSKVTIITVMLLLMVLIITPFMASDNVLERLTVLFIYIIMAAMWNTLAGFGGLVSIGQQLFFGLGAYATIRLAHLGMPPFTAVFMAAVLVGLLSWPISKFMLRLKAAEFGIGMWVLASVGHLLVNLDPLIQGETGTSLISLNVYQIETRRVLIYLAALICMSGLLIGLFYLLRSKAGIAMQAIRDNEEAADSIGVDAQTVKKWFFIFAAFGTALAGALWLAQALSFQPKTYFSVQWTAYMIFMVLVGGIGRFEGAILGALLFFAVETWFADTGVWYLVGLGGVAVLCSLFFPKGLWGAIESRWGLRLVSVGYQVTEETLNQLSPKNKITSRSE; translated from the coding sequence ATGATTATTAAACGCTCAAATGCCTATTCAAAGGTGACTATTATCACTGTCATGCTGTTATTAATGGTACTAATCATTACTCCCTTTATGGCATCAGATAATGTCTTAGAACGACTTACTGTACTGTTTATTTACATCATAATGGCGGCCATGTGGAATACCTTAGCGGGTTTTGGGGGCTTGGTATCAATTGGCCAGCAATTATTTTTTGGCTTAGGGGCCTACGCCACTATCCGTTTAGCTCATCTGGGGATGCCTCCTTTTACTGCCGTATTCATGGCAGCGGTTCTGGTCGGTTTGCTTAGTTGGCCAATTTCTAAGTTTATGTTGCGCTTAAAAGCGGCTGAATTTGGTATTGGCATGTGGGTATTAGCTTCGGTTGGACATTTGTTGGTGAATCTTGATCCCTTAATACAAGGGGAAACGGGCACCTCATTGATTTCCCTGAATGTTTATCAAATAGAAACGCGTCGTGTGTTGATTTATCTTGCTGCGTTAATCTGCATGTCTGGGTTGTTAATTGGACTTTTTTATCTACTACGTTCAAAAGCTGGCATCGCGATGCAAGCTATTCGTGATAATGAGGAAGCGGCTGACTCGATTGGTGTCGATGCCCAAACCGTCAAAAAGTGGTTCTTTATTTTTGCCGCCTTTGGTACGGCATTGGCTGGAGCCTTATGGTTAGCACAAGCACTATCTTTCCAACCTAAAACCTATTTTTCCGTGCAATGGACCGCTTACATGATTTTCATGGTGCTTGTCGGTGGCATTGGACGTTTTGAAGGTGCGATTCTTGGCGCTTTATTGTTTTTTGCCGTAGAAACATGGTTTGCCGATACGGGCGTTTGGTATCTGGTGGGCTTGGGTGGGGTTGCTGTTCTCTGCTCTTTATTTTTTCCAAAAGGGCTGTGGGGAGCGATTGAGTCACGTTGGGGGCTACGTCTTGTTTCAGTAGGCTACCAAGTAACAGAGGAAACATTAAACCAATTAAGCCCTAAAAATAAAATAACAAGTAGGAGTGAGTGA
- a CDS encoding coniferyl-alcohol dehydrogenase yields MMLFGKTIVITGVSSGIGRRTAELAAQMGAEVIGIDLVKPEQVIGRFIEADISSQEGVDQLILQLPADLDALCNIAGVSGQSGAAKTLAINFFGLKALSEGLISKLRTGGCIVNVASIAGFGWRESSQGASAIAKLSGFPDAHQVVKDFNIPNEAGYPISKEVLLVWTMLACQQESFRSRHIRVNAVSPGPVETPILTQFRQVLGDERVNSDVERVGRAGKVGDIAPAILFLCSDAARWINGNNLATDGGLEASLTIEQFNL; encoded by the coding sequence ATGATGTTATTCGGTAAAACCATTGTCATAACAGGCGTCTCCAGTGGTATTGGCCGACGCACCGCAGAGCTTGCTGCACAAATGGGAGCTGAGGTGATTGGCATTGATCTGGTGAAGCCAGAGCAAGTCATCGGGCGTTTTATAGAGGCTGATATCTCTTCGCAAGAGGGAGTAGATCAACTGATTCTGCAACTACCTGCTGACCTTGATGCCTTGTGTAATATCGCTGGTGTGTCTGGTCAATCAGGTGCAGCTAAGACACTGGCGATTAATTTTTTTGGCCTGAAGGCATTGTCAGAAGGTCTGATTTCGAAACTTCGAACGGGTGGTTGCATAGTCAATGTCGCGTCGATAGCAGGTTTTGGCTGGAGAGAAAGCAGTCAAGGTGCCAGTGCTATTGCTAAGTTGTCCGGTTTCCCTGATGCCCATCAGGTGGTGAAAGATTTCAATATTCCAAATGAAGCTGGCTACCCAATTTCAAAAGAGGTTCTTTTAGTGTGGACCATGTTGGCTTGCCAACAGGAATCTTTTAGATCTCGTCACATTCGTGTCAATGCGGTATCTCCTGGTCCAGTAGAAACCCCCATATTGACTCAATTTCGTCAAGTACTAGGTGATGAGAGAGTGAATTCCGATGTTGAGCGTGTAGGGCGTGCTGGTAAGGTTGGGGACATTGCCCCGGCCATTCTCTTTCTATGCTCTGATGCTGCGCGCTGGATTAATGGCAATAATCTTGCCACTGACGGCGGCTTAGAAGCCTCGTTAACTATTGAACAATTTAACCTATAA
- a CDS encoding aldehyde dehydrogenase, which translates to MTTVLLSIGGKDSLASNAKTYTRLDPVTREVASVCAAASLEDVASVAKAADEAFTNWSTVAPAERRALLNKAADILQSRTDDFISAMLTETGATGPWAGFNVKLAADHIREAAALTTQVGGEVIPANKPGTLAMSVNKPKGVCLAIAPWNAPVILGARAIATPLACGNTVILKSSECCPQTHRLIIDCFIEAGFPAGVVNLLSNDPSDAAEIVKALIEAPEVRHVNFTGSSSVGRVIGRLAGENLKPALLELGGKAPLVVLSDADIEGAVNAAIFGAFMNQGQICMSTERLIVDDSIADEFVALLVEKASKLPWGNPRDQVVLGSLVNPESADKMRHLIDDALAKGAKLVCGGENDGAIFSATLLDGVNDQMRIYSEESFGPVKSIIRVNGDAEAIKVANDSEYGLSAALFSQNINRALACANAIKSGICHINGPTLADEPQMPFGGVGDSGYGCFGGKAGIAEFTDLRWITIEDPAQHYPF; encoded by the coding sequence ATGACAACCGTTTTATTAAGCATTGGTGGTAAAGACAGTTTGGCAAGCAATGCAAAGACTTATACCCGTTTGGATCCAGTTACCAGAGAGGTGGCGTCTGTCTGTGCGGCTGCTTCATTAGAAGATGTGGCGAGTGTTGCCAAAGCGGCAGATGAAGCTTTTACCAACTGGTCAACAGTTGCTCCTGCTGAGCGTCGAGCTTTGTTAAATAAAGCCGCAGATATTTTGCAATCAAGAACAGATGATTTTATCAGTGCAATGCTCACTGAAACTGGAGCAACCGGCCCTTGGGCAGGCTTTAATGTCAAACTTGCGGCAGACCATATTCGTGAAGCAGCAGCATTAACGACACAAGTAGGGGGCGAGGTGATTCCAGCCAATAAACCGGGAACCCTAGCCATGTCAGTAAACAAACCCAAGGGTGTGTGTTTGGCTATAGCGCCTTGGAATGCACCCGTTATTCTGGGTGCCCGTGCGATTGCCACACCGCTGGCCTGTGGTAATACCGTTATTCTTAAAAGCTCGGAGTGTTGTCCACAGACCCACAGATTAATCATTGATTGCTTTATCGAAGCCGGTTTTCCTGCTGGGGTGGTTAATTTGCTATCAAATGATCCAAGTGATGCAGCAGAGATAGTGAAGGCATTGATTGAGGCACCAGAAGTGCGCCATGTGAACTTTACTGGATCCAGCTCAGTAGGGCGTGTAATTGGTCGCTTAGCGGGAGAAAACTTAAAACCTGCTTTGCTTGAATTAGGCGGTAAAGCGCCATTGGTTGTATTGTCCGATGCGGACATTGAGGGCGCAGTGAACGCTGCAATCTTTGGGGCTTTTATGAACCAAGGACAAATTTGTATGTCGACGGAACGACTTATTGTGGATGACAGCATCGCAGATGAGTTTGTTGCTTTGCTGGTGGAAAAAGCGTCGAAATTACCTTGGGGGAACCCTCGTGATCAGGTTGTTCTTGGTTCTCTGGTAAACCCTGAGTCGGCAGATAAAATGCGCCACTTGATAGACGATGCTCTAGCAAAAGGGGCTAAGTTAGTTTGTGGCGGAGAAAATGATGGTGCGATTTTCTCAGCGACTCTATTGGATGGTGTAAATGATCAAATGCGCATTTACAGTGAAGAAAGTTTTGGTCCAGTGAAGTCGATTATACGTGTCAATGGCGATGCAGAAGCCATTAAAGTAGCTAATGATAGTGAGTATGGCTTATCGGCGGCTCTGTTCTCGCAAAACATAAATCGAGCGCTGGCTTGTGCTAATGCGATAAAAAGCGGTATCTGTCACATTAATGGACCAACTTTGGCTGATGAACCACAAATGCCGTTTGGAGGCGTTGGTGATTCGGGCTATGGTTGTTTTGGTGGCAAAGCAGGGATTGCCGAATTCACGGATCTTCGTTGGATTACTATTGAAGATCCAGCACAGCATTATCCTTTCTAA
- a CDS encoding 4a-hydroxytetrahydrobiopterin dehydratase, translated as MQVEQYEQADIQLLIEELNAGSDGWSLEEGKLTKQFVFSDFASAFGFMSMAALYAEKINHHPEWFNVYNRVKVQLMTHDVSGISLKDEDMAKQMDAYAKAFIK; from the coding sequence ATGCAAGTAGAACAATATGAACAAGCTGACATCCAGTTGCTTATTGAAGAATTGAACGCAGGCAGTGATGGCTGGTCTCTAGAGGAGGGAAAACTCACTAAGCAGTTCGTGTTCAGCGATTTTGCCTCAGCCTTTGGTTTTATGTCTATGGCAGCCCTGTATGCGGAAAAAATAAATCATCACCCAGAATGGTTTAATGTTTACAACAGGGTCAAAGTCCAACTCATGACCCATGATGTTTCTGGTATCTCCCTCAAAGATGAAGACATGGCAAAGCAAATGGATGCTTATGCCAAGGCGTTTATTAAATAA
- a CDS encoding mannose-1-phosphate guanylyltransferase/mannose-6-phosphate isomerase, producing the protein MKIIPILLSGGVGRRLWPLSREALPKQCLPLVDQELSLFQQTLLRTKALEVADPIVVCNEDHRFLIAQQLQAIGVKKSTILLEPEGRNTAPAIALAALEVQQKYPADALMLVLPVDHLMTDTAAFAASVYKATEFANQGALVTFGVSPTRAETGYGYIRSAADHQVIDFVEKPNLASAEAFLAAGNYLWNSGMFLFQANAYLGELSTYQPAIADAVLAAYEERNEDRDFVRIDAQCFAQCPEASIDCAVMELTNKAKVVPYKGDWSDIGAWDAVYEYSVKDAHQNVLCGEVLVKATRNSLIRSESRLVAVVGVDNLVVVETADAVLVMDKNQAQEVKNLLTDWQDDSL; encoded by the coding sequence GTGAAAATTATACCTATTCTTTTATCTGGCGGTGTTGGTCGCCGTCTCTGGCCTCTTTCCCGTGAAGCATTACCTAAACAATGTTTGCCCTTGGTTGATCAAGAACTCAGTCTCTTTCAACAGACCTTGCTTCGTACCAAGGCACTTGAGGTAGCCGACCCCATTGTGGTGTGCAATGAAGATCATAGATTTTTGATCGCTCAGCAATTACAAGCCATAGGGGTAAAAAAATCGACTATCTTGCTAGAGCCTGAAGGTCGCAATACGGCACCTGCTATTGCATTAGCGGCTTTGGAAGTGCAACAGAAATACCCTGCGGATGCGCTGATGCTGGTTCTGCCGGTCGATCATTTAATGACAGATACAGCGGCTTTTGCTGCCAGTGTATATAAAGCCACAGAGTTTGCTAATCAAGGAGCCCTAGTGACTTTTGGCGTGTCGCCAACTCGTGCGGAAACGGGGTATGGTTACATTCGCTCAGCCGCGGATCATCAAGTCATAGACTTTGTTGAAAAGCCCAATTTAGCCAGCGCTGAAGCGTTTCTTGCTGCTGGGAATTATCTGTGGAACAGTGGTATGTTTTTATTCCAAGCAAACGCCTATCTCGGAGAATTATCCACTTATCAACCCGCCATTGCAGATGCCGTTTTAGCTGCCTATGAAGAACGCAATGAAGATAGGGATTTTGTCCGAATTGATGCTCAATGCTTTGCGCAGTGTCCTGAAGCATCGATTGACTGTGCTGTGATGGAGTTAACTAATAAAGCCAAAGTGGTTCCTTATAAGGGTGATTGGAGTGATATTGGTGCTTGGGACGCAGTGTATGAGTATTCAGTCAAGGACGCCCATCAAAATGTCTTATGTGGTGAGGTATTAGTGAAGGCGACCCGCAACAGCTTGATTCGCTCGGAATCTCGATTAGTTGCTGTGGTTGGCGTGGATAATTTGGTCGTTGTAGAAACGGCTGACGCTGTACTGGTAATGGATAAGAATCAAGCGCAAGAGGTTAAAAATTTGCTGACCGATTGGCAAGATGATAGCTTGTGA
- a CDS encoding ABC transporter ATP-binding protein, which produces MENISYSQLQATGLHKSFGRVQVLNGIDFAMDTNDAIGIVGPNGAGKSTLLSVLSGAQAPSKGEIILNNQNITHSPARQRAKQGLVRTHQIPKPFSGITVFENVFVAAIHAATKNREEAYDIALESIKLCGMLHLANRDADSIGLLDRKRLELARALATQPKLLFLDEIGGGLTEAEALALVDTILILKERGIGIVWIEHIVHILLRVVKRLICMDNGQIIAQGDPQAVMSDQAVIKAYMGGSIDVVG; this is translated from the coding sequence GTGGAAAATATCTCTTATTCACAACTACAAGCGACAGGACTTCATAAGTCGTTCGGTCGAGTGCAAGTGTTGAATGGAATTGATTTCGCTATGGACACCAACGATGCCATTGGCATCGTTGGGCCTAATGGGGCAGGAAAGTCTACCTTGTTGAGTGTTTTGTCGGGAGCCCAGGCCCCAAGTAAAGGCGAGATTATTCTTAATAATCAAAACATTACCCATTCTCCAGCTCGTCAACGGGCGAAGCAGGGATTGGTTAGAACACATCAAATTCCCAAGCCCTTTTCGGGCATTACTGTGTTTGAAAATGTTTTTGTCGCGGCGATTCATGCGGCGACAAAAAATCGTGAAGAGGCTTACGACATAGCGTTAGAGTCAATCAAGTTATGCGGTATGTTGCACCTTGCTAATCGGGATGCAGACAGCATAGGTCTGTTAGATCGTAAGCGGTTGGAATTAGCTCGTGCTTTGGCCACGCAACCTAAGCTTTTGTTTTTGGATGAAATTGGTGGCGGTCTCACTGAGGCCGAAGCCCTCGCATTAGTGGATACCATTTTGATCTTAAAAGAGCGCGGTATTGGCATAGTGTGGATTGAACACATTGTGCATATTTTGCTGCGCGTCGTTAAACGTCTCATTTGCATGGATAACGGCCAGATCATTGCGCAAGGTGATCCTCAAGCTGTGATGTCTGATCAAGCCGTAATAAAAGCTTACATGGGGGGGAGCATTGATGTTGTCGGTTAA
- a CDS encoding ABC transporter ATP-binding protein: MLSVKDLDVRYGQFRAVRGVSLDVKQGEKIALIGANGAGKSTMLRAIAGALPIHSGTLSFKDQPITHLPSCDRVKQGLSLVPEGRRLFAEMTIEENLLLGKSTNRTGDWDLERIFATFPNLVKRRHAKAGSLSGGEQQATAIGRSLMSNPELLILDEVSLGLSPLVVDQVYASIEKLRGSGTTIILVEQALDRAISFAERAVCMLEGRIVLDKLTEETNRNEITQAYFGLQNNATQEAS, translated from the coding sequence ATGTTGTCGGTTAAAGACTTAGATGTACGTTATGGGCAATTTAGAGCAGTGCGCGGGGTATCCTTAGATGTTAAGCAGGGCGAAAAAATTGCGCTGATCGGTGCCAATGGTGCCGGTAAATCTACTATGTTACGAGCCATTGCTGGCGCTTTACCGATTCACTCCGGAACCTTGTCTTTTAAAGATCAGCCCATTACGCACTTGCCTTCTTGTGATCGAGTCAAACAAGGATTATCACTGGTGCCGGAAGGGCGTCGTTTGTTTGCTGAGATGACCATAGAAGAGAATTTATTATTAGGAAAGTCCACCAATAGAACAGGGGACTGGGATCTCGAACGTATATTTGCAACCTTTCCTAATTTAGTCAAACGGCGTCATGCCAAAGCGGGCAGTTTATCGGGAGGCGAGCAACAAGCTACCGCCATTGGTCGTTCTTTGATGTCCAACCCAGAACTGCTGATTTTAGATGAGGTGAGTCTAGGTTTATCTCCCTTAGTGGTTGATCAAGTGTATGCCTCAATAGAAAAACTGCGTGGTAGCGGCACCACGATTATCCTAGTAGAGCAAGCATTAGATAGGGCAATAAGCTTTGCTGAACGAGCTGTTTGTATGCTGGAAGGTCGAATTGTGTTGGATAAACTCACGGAAGAAACCAATCGCAATGAAATTACTCAGGCCTATTTTGGTTTGCAAAATAATGCGACGCAGGAGGCCTCATGA
- a CDS encoding YbhB/YbcL family Raf kinase inhibitor-like protein — protein sequence MNMKAVKLRCYFWSIMLMSGSVLAESFTLNSADIEHGSFMGKAQEFEGFGCSGGNQSPQLSWSGAPEGTKAFAITVYDPDAPTGSGWWHWQVVNIPSNVASLPSGAGNANNRFIPKGSRQISNDYGVTGFGGACPPPGDGAHRYQFTVHALSQTLDLPEDPSGALTGYMINAYSLDSATLEALYKR from the coding sequence ATGAATATGAAAGCCGTTAAATTGCGTTGTTATTTTTGGTCCATCATGCTTATGTCAGGTTCGGTATTGGCGGAGTCATTTACCCTAAACAGTGCCGACATAGAACATGGCTCCTTTATGGGAAAAGCTCAAGAATTTGAAGGTTTTGGGTGCAGTGGAGGCAATCAGTCGCCACAGCTCTCATGGAGTGGTGCACCAGAAGGCACCAAAGCATTTGCGATCACTGTTTATGACCCTGATGCGCCAACGGGAAGTGGTTGGTGGCATTGGCAGGTGGTAAATATTCCGAGCAATGTTGCTAGCTTGCCATCTGGAGCAGGCAATGCCAATAACCGTTTCATACCTAAAGGCAGCAGACAAATCAGTAATGATTACGGTGTGACTGGTTTTGGTGGCGCTTGTCCTCCACCAGGTGATGGTGCACACCGTTACCAATTTACCGTCCATGCACTATCACAGACATTGGATTTGCCTGAGGATCCTTCAGGTGCATTGACGGGGTACATGATTAATGCCTATTCATTAGACTCAGCGACACTGGAAGCCCTTTATAAGCGTTAA
- a CDS encoding branched-chain amino acid ABC transporter permease — translation MIHSLVQAILLGGYYALIACGLAFMFQVMRIINLAHGSLAILSAYLVWIITDAQALSPFISLLIVLPIMAMIGWLLQRAILERATKGGELLPVLSTFGLSIVIDNLLFQHFGANTRTLASYVGDLSWESYQLFDLWIGKLPVIIFVTAIIVIGGLDFVLRFTSLGRQIRATAFDSDTAGLVGIDARKTAAIAAAIAMMTVAISGSALGLRGTFDAYAGAPQLLFAFEATIIGGVRSLWGVFLGGIVLAIAQSIGALIHPQGFLLGGHFVFLLFLFVRIYLNRDFFNLGHWLGKKSKGESQ, via the coding sequence ATGATTCATAGTCTGGTACAAGCGATTTTGTTAGGTGGCTATTATGCGCTGATTGCCTGTGGTCTGGCCTTTATGTTTCAAGTCATGCGCATCATTAATTTAGCGCACGGCTCACTGGCCATTTTAAGTGCTTATCTGGTGTGGATAATTACCGATGCCCAAGCCTTATCCCCTTTTATTTCTCTATTAATAGTATTGCCCATCATGGCGATGATTGGTTGGTTATTACAGCGCGCTATTTTAGAGCGTGCTACTAAGGGGGGAGAACTATTGCCGGTGTTGAGTACCTTTGGTCTCTCGATTGTTATTGATAACTTATTATTCCAACACTTTGGCGCCAACACTCGTACCCTAGCATCTTATGTCGGCGACTTAAGTTGGGAATCCTATCAATTGTTTGACCTATGGATTGGCAAGCTGCCCGTGATCATTTTTGTTACTGCGATTATCGTGATTGGCGGATTGGATTTTGTGTTGCGTTTTACTTCTCTTGGGCGACAAATTCGAGCGACGGCGTTTGATTCTGATACCGCGGGACTGGTCGGTATTGATGCTCGTAAAACGGCAGCGATTGCCGCAGCGATTGCCATGATGACAGTGGCTATTTCGGGGAGTGCGTTAGGGTTAAGAGGGACTTTTGATGCCTATGCTGGTGCGCCACAGCTCTTATTTGCGTTTGAAGCAACCATTATCGGCGGTGTGAGGTCTCTATGGGGAGTATTTCTTGGCGGCATTGTATTGGCGATAGCGCAAAGTATTGGTGCTTTGATCCATCCTCAAGGCTTTCTCTTAGGCGGTCATTTTGTTTTCTTACTGTTTTTATTCGTCAGAATTTACCTCAATCGTGACTTTTTTAATTTAGGACATTGGCTCGGCAAAAAGAGTAAGGGTGAATCGCAATGA
- a CDS encoding AraC family transcriptional regulator yields the protein MQKLIEVTKSVLEERADLPFSVYSSSAEQFMLNVPVAKPLLIFVLSGNKTLGVKNEIDCPSGSFVFLSNTPNIAMRNVPNDVEYFAILIEFSYADFEGIRQNRDSSEAYFKGPIEPRLRQTLQQFIEWSAFAPKELWHLRRQEILHVLLSLDFDQVRSIVEPPTLSHKVHTIISDDLSNDLSAETLSSMLAMSESTLRRKLLAEGASLQQIKDRARLGYGLHLVQTSFEPIGLIAEKCGYASQSRFTDKFKQLFDITPTALRKTRLTVLGE from the coding sequence ATGCAGAAACTTATTGAAGTCACAAAAAGTGTGTTAGAGGAAAGGGCAGATTTGCCTTTTTCTGTTTATTCCTCATCAGCAGAACAATTTATGCTGAATGTTCCTGTGGCTAAGCCGCTGTTAATTTTTGTCCTATCTGGCAATAAAACACTGGGGGTAAAGAATGAAATAGATTGCCCTTCAGGAAGTTTTGTTTTTCTTTCCAATACACCCAATATTGCGATGAGAAATGTACCTAATGATGTGGAGTACTTCGCTATATTAATTGAGTTTTCCTATGCGGATTTTGAAGGAATCAGACAAAACAGAGATAGCTCAGAAGCGTATTTTAAAGGGCCAATTGAGCCTCGGCTGAGGCAAACATTACAGCAGTTTATTGAGTGGTCAGCTTTTGCTCCCAAGGAATTATGGCATCTTAGACGTCAAGAAATACTGCATGTTTTGCTTTCACTGGATTTTGATCAGGTACGATCCATTGTGGAGCCACCGACCTTAAGTCATAAGGTGCACACTATTATCAGTGATGATCTGTCAAACGATTTGAGTGCTGAGACTCTCTCTTCCATGTTGGCGATGAGTGAGTCTACCCTAAGACGCAAATTGCTGGCCGAAGGGGCGAGCTTGCAACAGATTAAGGACAGAGCAAGGCTAGGCTATGGCTTGCACTTGGTACAGACCAGTTTTGAGCCCATTGGATTGATCGCGGAAAAGTGCGGCTATGCATCCCAATCACGTTTTACCGACAAATTTAAACAACTTTTTGATATTACTCCGACCGCATTAAGAAAGACCAGATTGACGGTTTTGGGCGAATAA